A stretch of the Argentina anserina chromosome 6, drPotAnse1.1, whole genome shotgun sequence genome encodes the following:
- the LOC126800288 gene encoding protein trichome birefringence-like 39 produces the protein MGHLSKAAAASLFLTLFLVSHQTQAQDFNSLLHNNNATGSEETVVARKLARGQCNWFRGSWVYDASYNPPYDSNCPFIDPEFNCQKYGRPDKSYLKFRWQPSSCSLPRFNGLNLLQQWRGKKIMFVGDSLSLNQWQSLNCMIHSWVPHVKYTFIPFRNGLASVTFQDYGVQILLYHTTYLVDLDSEKVGRVLKLDSIRGGNAWRGMDVLIFDTWHWWTHTGRTQPFDYIQDGGKLYKDMNRLMAFYKGLTTWARWVDRNVDPSKTKVFFQGISPIHYEGRDWNQPSRSCKGETTPYSGARYPAGTPQSWVVVNKVLSRIKIPVYLLDITYLSQLRKDAHPSVYSGEHSGTDCSHWCLPGLADTWNDLFYGALFG, from the exons ATGGGTCACCTATCCAAAGCTGCAGCTGCCTCTCTGTTTTTAACTCTGTTTCTGGTTTCCCACCAAACACAAGCgcaagatttcaattcttTGCTCCACAATAACAATGCTACTGGCTCAGAAGAAACTGTAGTAGCTAGAAAACTCGCAAGAGGTCAATGCAACTGGTTCAGAGGTTCATGGGTTTATGACGCTTCGTATAATCCTCCCTACGATTCAAACTGCCCCTTCATAGATCCAGAGTTCAACTGCCAGAAGTATGGCCGCCCTGATAAATCTTACCTCAAATTCCGATGGCAACCCTCTTCTTGTTCACTTCCCAG GTTCAATGGGTTGAATTTGCTGCAGCAATGGAGGGGGAAGAAGATTATGTTCGTGGGAGATTCATTGAGTTTGAACCAGTGGCAATCACTAAATTGTATGATTCATTCTTGGGTACCACATGTCAAGTACACTTTCATCCCATTCAGAAATGGCTTAGCCTCAGTCACATTCCAG GACTATGGTGTTCAAATACTACTATACCACACAACATACTTGGTCGATCTTGATAGCGAGAAGGTTGGAAGAGTGTTGAAGCTAGACTCCATTAGGGGCGGTAACGCATGGAGAGGCATGGACGTCCTCATTTTTGACACGTGGCATTGGTGGACTCACACCGGAAGAACCCAACC ATTTGACTATATTCAAGACGGGGGTAAATTGTACAAAGACATGAATCGGCTGATGGCGTTTTACAAAGGGCTGACCACTTGGGCTAGATGGGTTGATCGCAATGTTGATCCTTCCAAGACCAAGGTCTTCTTCCAAGGCATTTCTCCCATTCATTACGA GGGCAGGGATTGGAATCAACCTTCAAGATCATGCAAAGGTGAAACAACACCATACTCAGGGGCAAGATACCCTGCAGGGACACCCCAGTCATGGGTAGTTGTTAACAAAGTTCTAAGTAGGATTAAGATTCCAGTTTATCTTCTTGACATTACATACCTATCACAACTGCGCAAAGATGCACACCCTTCTGTTTATAGCGGCGAGCATTCCGGCACAGACTGCAGCCATTGGTGTCTTCCTGGACTGGCAGATACTTGGAATGACTTGTTTTATGGGGCTCTATTTGGTTAA
- the LOC126800285 gene encoding seed biotin-containing protein SBP65, whose product MSSEQLRRENVAPDREVHVEKDKVPKMTSHYESLTVQVQDAGGKDTPADTTKESHDEKERKGSTIGDLGTGKSRETHELGSHKLEEENAEKQRDKVPKMTSHFESLTVHVQDAGGKDTPADTTKESHDEKERKGSTIGDLGTGKSRETHELGSHRLEEENAEKQRDKVPKMTSHFESLTVHVQDAGGKDTPADTTKESHDEKERKGSTIGDLGMGKSRETHELGSHRLEEENAEKQRDKVREENADSARTANMVADKEAEEKRGRERGGHGVAKFEVQESGEGQKQGARGEGREEMIVVSEGKEGSRVREGRSQMEGTNMNIICRESKSGVQGVGKVEVMRAGEEKGREGEGRQQMMGEGEAMAQEKGMDTEMMRIKEEMQTNANKQQQQQQPSLEEVSAFRQTAQQNSMEAIRAAEERYQKAKETASQTLETTTEKVKETALKAKETASQTLGTAAQKDKVATEKTKETASQSLGAAAQKTKETASTATQKAKEISSQTLGTATEKGAQVKDRALEKGQQGIYAEKDTLSSAGKKTAEYTVPLAEKTKDMAVSAGKTTLHYVGDVAVDLKDKAIVAGWTAAHYTTEAAVEGTKTAARVVAGAAEYAGHKVVDIVSKPLSVAKDAAVVTDVKAEEFTARKKEKAQREYEAKKAAEASRPKGSETTYQGEEFKGGERVREQMHREGGRPTEKTSQETAQFLGEGAQEGGTGVLGSIGGTLGVVPGAVGETLVEIAESTKNLVVGQGESLIGEEGQEGWSTNPQQGEQQWSTDAQQGKQSGTLSGIPGAVGETLIEIAQTAKDNIVGRGQSAEVSVEKEQSSSGQQQGSGSIPRAVGETGRNSSDDKRQC is encoded by the exons ATGTCTTCTGAGCAACTGAGGAGGGAGAATGTGGCGCCCGACAGGGAAGTTCACGTCGAGAAAGACAAGGTGCCCAAGATGACCAGCCACTACGAGTCACTCACCGTGCAGGTGCAAGACGCCGGCGGCAAAGACACGCCTGCGGACACCACCAAGGAGTCGCACGAcgagaaagagaggaagggAAGTACCATCGGGGACCTGGGGACGGGAAAATCCAGAGAGACTCACGAGCTCGGGAGTCACAAGCTGGAGGAGGAGAATGCTGAGAAGCAGAGAGACAAGGTGCCCAAGATGACCAGCCACTTCGAGTCGCTCACCGTGCATGTGCAAGACGCCGGCGGCAAAGACACGCCTGCGGACACCACCAAGGAGTCGCACGAcgagaaagagaggaagggAAGCACCATCGGGGACCTGGGGACGGGAAAATCCAGGGAGACTCACGAGCTCGGGAGTCACAGGCTGGAGGAGGAGAATGCTGAGAAGCAGAGAGACAAGGTGCCCAAGATGACCAGCCACTTCGAGTCGCTCACCGTGCATGTGCAAGACGCCGGCGGCAAAGACACGCCTGCGGACACCACCAAGGAGTCGCACGAcgagaaagagaggaagggAAGCACCATCGGGGACCTGGGGATGGGAAAATCCAGAGAGACTCACGAGCTCGGGAGTCACAGGCTGGAGGAGGAGAATGCTGAGAAGCAGAGAGACAAGGTGAGGGAGGAGAATGCAGATAGCGCTAGAACGGCCAATATGGTCGCGGACAAAGAGGCTGAGGAGAAACGAGGGAGGGAGCGCGGTGGTCATGGAGTAGCAAAGTTTGAGGTTCAAGAAAGTGGTGAAGGTCAAAAGCAGGGAGCTAGAGGAGAGGGTAGAGAGGAAATGATTGTTGTGAGTGAAGGGAAGGAGGGTTCAAGGGTTAGAGAAGGTAGGAGTCAAATGGAAGGCACAaacatgaacataatatgcagaGAGAGCAAGAGTGGAGTTCAAGGTGTCGGAAAAGTCGAAGTGATGAGGGCTGGGGAAGAGAAGGGAAGAGAGGGTGAAGGTAGACAGCAAATGATGGGCGAAGGAGAGGCTATGGCACAAGAGAAGGGAATGGACACGGAGATGATGAGAATCAAAGAGGAAATGCAGACCAATGCGAACaagcagcagcaacaacaacaaccatCTCTTGAAGAAGTTTCAGCATTCAGACAAACAGCACAGCAGAACTCCATGGAGGCAATTAGGGCTGCAGAAGAGCGATATCAGAAGGCCAAAGAGACTGCCAGTCAGACACTCGAAACTACAACCGAGAAGGTCAAGGAAACAGCGCTGAAAGCCAAAGAAACTGCGAGCCAGACACTCGGAACTGCAGCTCAAAAGGATAAAGTAGCAACTGAAAAAACTAAAGAAACTGCAAGCCAAAGTCTCGGTGCTGCAGcccagaaaacaaaagaaactgCCAGTACTGCTACCCAGAAGGCTAAAGAAATATCAAGCCAGACACTTGGCACTGCAACTGAGAAAGGAGCACAAGTGAAAGACAGAGCATTAGAGAAAGGCCAACAAGGAATATATGCAGAAAAAGATACTCTATCAAGTGCAGGAAAGAAAACGGCGGAGTATACAGTGCCATTGGCAGAGAAAACTAAAGACATGGCCGTATCTGCAGGGAAAACCACTCTGCATTATGTTGGTGATGTGGCGGTGGATTTGAAGGACAAAGCGATTGTGGCTGGTTGGACTGCAGCGCACTACACAACTGAGGCAGCAGTGGAGGGAACCAAAACAGCTGCAAGAGTAGTTGCAGGAGCAGCGGAGTATGCTGGTCATAAGGTTGTAGATATTGTGTCAAAGCCTTTGAGTGTTGCTAAAGATGCTGCTGTGGTCACTGATGTAAAAGCTGAGGAGTTCACTGCTCGCAAGAAGGAAAAGGCACAGCGTGAATATGAAGCCAAGAAAGCAGCTGAAGCAAGTAGGCCCAAG GGTTCTGAGACTACTTATCAAGGAGAAGAATTCAAAGGCGGGGAGAGGGTACGTGAGCAGATGCACAGAGAAGGTGGAAGACCAACTGAAAAAACCAGCCAAGAGACTGCTCAATTTCTAGGGGAGGGAGCACAAGAGGGCGGTACCGGGGTGCTTGGTTCGATTGGGGGTACTCTGGGTGTGGTACCGGGAGCTGTTGGTGAGACATTAGTTGAGATAGCTGAGAGCACTAAAAACTTGGTTGTTGGGCAGGGCGAAAGTTTAATTGGTGAGGAAGGCCAGGAGGGGTGGAGCACTAATCCACAACAAGGAGAGCAGCAGTGGAGCACAGATGCTCAGCAAGGCAAGCAGAGCGGCACTTTAAGTGGCATACCGGGTGCCGTTGGAGAAACTTTGATTGAGATAGCTCAGACTGCAAAAGACAACATTGTTGGGCGGGGCCAAAGTGCAGAGGTAAGTGTTGAAAAAGAACAGAGCTCATCTGGTCAGCAGCAAGGATCGGGTTCAATACCGCGCGCTGTTGGGGAGACTGGTAGGAATAGCTCAGACGACAAAAGACAATGTTGA
- the LOC126800292 gene encoding signaling peptide TAXIMIN 1, with protein MCSSEGDCRPLGFLLGLPFAFLSLLLSVVGIVIWIVGLMLTCICPCCLCVTVIVELALELVKAPFHVMEWFTSQIPC; from the exons atgtgtTCTTCAGAAGGTGACTGCAGGCCTTTGGGGTTTCTACTCGGCCTTCCCTTTGCCTttctctccctcctcctctccGTCGTCGGCATCGTCATCTGGATCGTCGG ATTAATGCTGACCTGCATCTGCCCCTGCTGCTTGTGCGTGACTGTGATAGTGGAGTTGGCCCTGGAGTTGGTCAAGGCCCCATTTCATGTCATGGAGTGGTTTACATCTCAAATCCCCTGTTAA